In a single window of the Bacillus mycoides genome:
- the gabP gene encoding GABA permease gives MDKNLKKDLKIRHITMISIGGVIGAGLFVGSGAVVHSAGPGSIVSYALAGLLVIFVMRMLGEMAAINPTSGSFATYAREAIGPWAGYTIGWLYWFFWVIVIAIEATAGAGIIQYWIPEIPLWLLSLILTILLTLTNVFSVKSFGEFEYWFSFIKVISIVLFLCLGLAVILGFVPGTEAPGTSNLVGQGGFMPNGISSVLLGITVVIFSFMGSEIVAVAAGESAEPVKAVKTATNSVIWRILVFFIGSIAVVVTLLPWNSANILKSPFVAVLEHIGIPAAAQIMNFIVLTAVLSCLNSGLYTNSRMLFSMAERGDAPKAFLKLNSSGVPVRAVLFGTFFAYIGVVFSYISPDKVFLFLVNASGGIALLVYLVIAVSHFKIRKKMGKAEQQNLKVKMWLFPYVTYVTIAAIIAVLVAMLAIESLRSQALLTMLVTVLIIISYFIFNRNKNSTLLNPKSKNEESVRF, from the coding sequence TTGGATAAAAATCTTAAGAAAGACCTCAAAATACGCCACATTACAATGATTTCCATTGGTGGCGTAATAGGAGCTGGTTTGTTTGTTGGAAGTGGTGCGGTTGTGCATTCAGCAGGTCCAGGTTCTATCGTTTCATATGCATTAGCAGGACTTCTAGTTATTTTCGTTATGAGAATGCTAGGAGAAATGGCAGCTATTAATCCGACAAGTGGTTCATTTGCAACATATGCAAGAGAGGCAATTGGTCCATGGGCAGGTTATACAATTGGGTGGCTATATTGGTTTTTCTGGGTAATTGTTATTGCAATAGAAGCTACAGCAGGTGCTGGTATTATTCAATACTGGATTCCAGAAATCCCACTCTGGTTATTAAGCTTAATATTAACGATTTTATTAACGTTGACGAATGTTTTCTCGGTGAAATCATTTGGAGAATTTGAATATTGGTTTTCATTTATTAAAGTAATAAGTATTGTTTTGTTCCTTTGTCTTGGACTAGCTGTTATTTTAGGATTTGTACCAGGAACGGAAGCACCTGGCACTTCGAATTTGGTAGGTCAAGGAGGATTTATGCCAAATGGTATAAGTTCGGTGTTACTTGGAATCACCGTCGTTATATTTTCATTTATGGGATCTGAGATTGTTGCAGTGGCCGCTGGAGAGTCTGCCGAACCTGTAAAGGCAGTCAAAACAGCAACAAATAGTGTAATTTGGCGTATTCTCGTATTTTTCATTGGATCGATCGCTGTAGTTGTTACACTCCTTCCGTGGAATTCGGCGAACATACTAAAAAGCCCATTTGTGGCGGTACTGGAACATATAGGGATACCAGCGGCAGCGCAAATTATGAATTTTATCGTTTTAACAGCTGTACTTTCTTGTTTAAATTCGGGTTTATATACGAACTCAAGAATGCTTTTTTCAATGGCAGAAAGAGGAGATGCGCCAAAGGCATTTTTGAAATTGAATAGTAGTGGTGTTCCAGTTCGGGCGGTTTTATTTGGAACTTTCTTTGCTTACATTGGAGTTGTTTTTAGTTACATATCTCCAGATAAAGTATTTTTATTTTTAGTGAATGCATCTGGCGGGATTGCGTTACTCGTTTATCTCGTTATAGCAGTTTCACATTTCAAGATACGTAAAAAAATGGGGAAAGCGGAACAACAAAATTTGAAAGTGAAAATGTGGCTTTTTCCATATGTAACATATGTTACAATTGCTGCGATTATAGCAGTTTTAGTTGCCATGCTCGCAATTGAATCTTTACGTTCACAAGCGCTTTTAACAATGCTTGTTACTGTTCTTATAATAATTTCTTATTTTATTTTTAATAGAAATAAAAATAGTACATTGTTGAATCCTAAAAGTAAGAATGAGGAATCTGTTCGATTCTAA
- a CDS encoding heavy metal translocating P-type ATPase gives MNEQKEANLQISGMTCAACANRIEKGLKKVEGVHDANVNFALEKTKIMYDPHKTNPQQFKEKVESLGYGIVSDKAEFTVSGMTCAACANRVEKRLNKLEGVNGATVNFALESATVDFNPDEINVNEMKSAITKLGYKLEVKSDEQDGSTDHRLQEIERQKKKFIISFILSFPLLWAMVSHFSFTSFIYLPDVLMNPWVQLALATPVQFIIGGQFYIGAYKALRNKSANMDVLVALGTSAAYFYSVYLSIRSIGSSEHMTDLYFETSAVLITLIILGKLFEARAKGRSSEAIKKLMGLQAKTATVVRDGTEMKILIEEVVAGDVVYVKPGEKIPVDGEIVEGKSAIDESMLTGESIPVDKTIGDVVIGSTMNKNGFLKVKATKVGRDTALAQIIKVVEEAQGSKAPIQRVADQISGIFVPVVVVIAIITFAVWMLFVTPGDFGGALEKMIAVLVIACPCALGLATPTSIMAGSGRSAEYGILFKGGEHLEATHRLDTVILDKTGTVTNGKPVLTDVIVADGFHEEEILRLVGAAEKNSEHPLAEAIVEGIKEKKIVIPSSETFEAIPGFGIESVVEGKQLLIGTRRLMKKFDIDIEEVSKSMEALEREGKTAMLIAINKEYAGIVAVADTVKDTSKAAIARLKKMGLDVVMITGDNTQTAQAIAKQVGIDHVIAEVLPEGKAEEVKKLQAQGKKVAMVGDGINDAPALATADIGMAIGTGTDVAMEAADITLIRGDLNSIADAIFMSKMTIRNIKQNLFWALAYNGLGIPIAALGFLAPWVAGAAMAFSSVSVVLNALRLQRVKLKS, from the coding sequence ATGAATGAACAAAAAGAGGCCAATCTCCAAATATCAGGCATGACATGTGCAGCCTGTGCAAATAGAATTGAAAAAGGCCTGAAAAAAGTAGAAGGTGTTCATGATGCAAATGTAAATTTTGCACTTGAAAAAACAAAAATAATGTATGATCCCCATAAAACAAATCCACAACAATTTAAGGAAAAAGTTGAGTCGCTAGGATATGGAATTGTAAGTGATAAAGCTGAGTTTACTGTTTCAGGGATGACATGCGCAGCATGTGCGAATAGAGTAGAAAAGCGTTTAAATAAGTTAGAAGGTGTGAACGGAGCGACAGTAAATTTCGCTTTGGAATCAGCTACAGTAGATTTTAATCCTGATGAAATTAATGTAAATGAAATGAAGAGTGCAATCACGAAATTAGGATATAAATTGGAAGTGAAATCAGATGAGCAAGATGGATCAACTGATCATCGCTTACAAGAAATTGAACGACAAAAGAAGAAATTTATCATTTCGTTTATTTTATCATTCCCGTTATTGTGGGCAATGGTGAGCCACTTCTCATTTACATCGTTTATTTATTTACCTGATGTGCTTATGAACCCTTGGGTGCAGCTAGCTCTTGCAACTCCGGTTCAGTTTATCATTGGAGGCCAGTTTTATATTGGTGCTTATAAAGCGCTACGCAATAAAAGTGCAAACATGGATGTTCTTGTGGCACTTGGAACGTCCGCAGCTTATTTCTATAGTGTGTATTTAAGTATTAGGTCGATTGGTTCTTCAGAACATATGACAGATTTATATTTTGAAACGAGTGCGGTACTTATTACTTTAATTATTTTAGGTAAATTATTTGAGGCGAGAGCAAAAGGGCGTTCATCAGAAGCTATTAAAAAGTTGATGGGACTACAAGCGAAAACTGCCACAGTTGTGCGAGATGGAACAGAGATGAAAATTTTAATCGAAGAAGTGGTAGCTGGTGATGTTGTCTATGTTAAACCTGGTGAAAAAATCCCAGTAGATGGAGAAATTGTAGAAGGAAAATCAGCGATAGATGAATCGATGTTAACAGGCGAGAGTATTCCAGTTGATAAAACAATTGGGGATGTAGTAATTGGCTCTACAATGAATAAAAATGGATTTTTAAAAGTTAAAGCAACTAAGGTAGGAAGAGATACTGCATTAGCTCAAATTATTAAAGTAGTAGAAGAGGCTCAAGGTTCAAAAGCTCCTATTCAAAGGGTAGCTGATCAAATTTCTGGTATTTTCGTACCAGTTGTAGTTGTAATTGCTATTATCACATTTGCAGTGTGGATGCTATTTGTTACACCTGGTGATTTTGGCGGAGCACTTGAGAAAATGATAGCAGTACTTGTTATCGCTTGTCCGTGTGCATTAGGTCTTGCGACACCTACATCTATTATGGCTGGATCAGGAAGATCGGCTGAGTATGGCATTTTATTTAAAGGCGGGGAGCATTTAGAAGCAACCCACCGATTAGATACAGTTATTCTAGATAAAACAGGTACTGTGACAAATGGGAAGCCGGTGTTAACAGATGTAATTGTAGCAGATGGATTCCATGAAGAAGAAATACTACGTTTAGTAGGTGCGGCAGAAAAAAATTCTGAACACCCACTTGCAGAAGCGATTGTAGAAGGAATTAAAGAAAAGAAAATTGTTATCCCAAGTTCAGAAACATTTGAAGCGATTCCTGGATTCGGCATCGAATCAGTTGTAGAAGGGAAACAATTATTAATTGGTACACGTCGATTAATGAAGAAATTCGATATTGATATTGAAGAAGTTTCTAAATCGATGGAAGCGCTAGAACGAGAAGGAAAAACAGCAATGCTTATTGCGATTAATAAAGAATATGCTGGTATAGTGGCTGTTGCGGATACTGTAAAAGATACTTCAAAAGCAGCTATCGCAAGACTTAAGAAAATGGGTCTAGACGTTGTTATGATTACAGGAGATAATACACAAACTGCTCAGGCAATCGCTAAGCAAGTTGGTATTGATCACGTAATTGCAGAAGTATTACCAGAAGGAAAAGCAGAAGAAGTGAAAAAACTGCAAGCGCAAGGTAAGAAAGTAGCAATGGTTGGAGATGGAATAAATGATGCTCCTGCACTGGCTACGGCGGATATCGGTATGGCAATTGGAACCGGAACGGATGTAGCGATGGAAGCGGCAGATATTACGTTAATCCGTGGTGATTTAAATAGTATTGCTGATGCAATTTTTATGAGTAAAATGACGATTAGAAATATTAAGCAAAATCTATTCTGGGCGTTAGCTTATAACGGCCTAGGAATTCCAATTGCGGCGCTCGGTTTCTTAGCACCTTGGGTTGCAGGTGCAGCAATGGCATTTAGCTCTGTATCAGTCGTATTAAATGCATTAAGATTACAAAGAGTTAAATTGAAATCTTAA
- a CDS encoding metal-sensing transcriptional repressor, whose protein sequence is MDHKDHESVTHRSEKEKEQIINRLKRIEGQVRGIQNMIENDRYCVDILVQISAINAAMKKVGMGVLKNHTSHCVSGAIKNGNGDEAIEELMTVFERFSKA, encoded by the coding sequence ATGGATCATAAGGACCATGAATCAGTAACACATAGATCAGAAAAAGAAAAAGAACAAATTATAAATAGATTAAAGAGAATTGAAGGCCAAGTCCGTGGTATTCAAAATATGATTGAAAATGATCGTTATTGCGTGGATATTTTAGTTCAAATTTCTGCGATTAATGCAGCGATGAAAAAAGTAGGAATGGGTGTCTTAAAAAATCATACGAGTCATTGTGTTTCAGGAGCTATTAAAAATGGTAATGGTGACGAAGCAATTGAAGAATTAATGACAGTATTTGAACGTTTTTCAAAAGCATAA
- a CDS encoding HU family DNA-binding protein yields MNKTELIKNVAQNAEISQKEATVVLQTVVESITNSLAAGEKVQLIGFGTFEVRERAARTGRNPQTGEEMQIAASKVPAFKAGKELKEAVK; encoded by the coding sequence ATGAATAAGACAGAATTAATTAAAAACGTAGCACAAAACGCTGAGATTTCTCAAAAAGAAGCTACTGTAGTTTTACAAACTGTAGTAGAATCAATCACTAACTCTTTAGCTGCTGGCGAAAAAGTACAACTTATCGGATTCGGTACATTCGAAGTTCGTGAAAGAGCTGCTCGTACAGGCCGTAACCCACAAACGGGTGAAGAAATGCAAATCGCAGCTTCTAAAGTACCTGCTTTTAAAGCTGGTAAAGAACTAAAAGAAGCTGTAAAATAA
- the gpmA gene encoding 2,3-diphosphoglycerate-dependent phosphoglycerate mutase has translation MVKLVLIRHGQSEWNVENRFTGWTDVDLSNAGLREAREAGEILKADGFSFDIAYTSVLKSAMRTLWITLEEMDLMWIPIHKTWKLNERHYGALQGLNKEETARKYGDERVTLWRRSTNVRPPALTKDDERYEAAHPKYRDLKENKFPLTENLEDTEKRVVSYWDEEIVPNLKDGKKVIIAAHGNTIRALVKHLDQISDEDIEYVNIPTGTPLVYELDNDLKPICHYYLRGKGEVIERKIV, from the coding sequence ATGGTAAAGCTAGTTTTAATACGGCACGGACAAAGTGAATGGAATGTTGAAAATCGGTTTACAGGTTGGACGGATGTAGACTTATCAAATGCTGGTCTTCGAGAAGCAAGAGAAGCTGGAGAGATTTTGAAAGCCGATGGATTCTCATTCGATATAGCATATACATCTGTTTTAAAAAGTGCGATGCGTACTTTGTGGATTACTCTTGAGGAAATGGATTTGATGTGGATACCTATTCATAAAACCTGGAAATTAAATGAGAGACATTACGGTGCACTTCAAGGATTAAATAAAGAAGAAACAGCGAGAAAATATGGTGATGAGAGAGTAACTTTATGGAGACGTTCAACAAATGTACGCCCACCAGCTCTTACAAAAGATGATGAGAGATATGAAGCGGCACATCCGAAGTATAGAGATTTAAAAGAAAATAAGTTTCCCCTTACAGAAAATCTAGAAGATACAGAAAAACGAGTTGTTTCATATTGGGATGAAGAAATAGTCCCTAATTTAAAAGATGGAAAAAAAGTGATTATTGCAGCGCATGGAAATACAATACGAGCTTTAGTAAAACATTTAGATCAAATTTCAGATGAAGATATAGAATATGTAAACATTCCAACAGGAACACCATTAGTTTATGAATTAGATAACGATTTAAAACCGATATGTCATTATTATTTAAGGGGAAAAGGAGAAGTGATAGAAAGAAAAATAGTGTAA
- a CDS encoding formate/nitrite transporter family protein: MSVFTPEEITELAANSGRKKAHLSLLPMLILGFFGGAFIALGYLLDIHVIGTMPKSWGSFTSFLGAAVFPIGLILVIFAGGELVTGNMMTVSMAWLHKKIDLFHFIRNLVIVTFSNFIGAIFVAYFFGHIVGLTEGAFLAKTVSIAQAKLQDTPLQAFISAIGCNWLVCLAVWLSMGSKEFIGKIVGIWFPVMTFVAIGFQHVVANMFVIPAAIFSGHLTWVEYFPNFIFVFFGNLVGGMLFVALPYFISYNKKLPSNKEQTALKKKSVSA, encoded by the coding sequence ATGTCTGTATTTACACCAGAAGAAATTACGGAACTTGCTGCTAATTCTGGAAGAAAAAAAGCTCATTTATCATTGCTCCCTATGCTAATTCTCGGTTTTTTTGGTGGTGCTTTCATAGCATTAGGATATTTACTTGATATCCATGTTATCGGAACAATGCCAAAATCTTGGGGATCATTTACTAGCTTTTTAGGTGCTGCCGTATTCCCTATCGGTCTTATACTCGTTATCTTTGCAGGCGGTGAATTAGTAACTGGCAACATGATGACCGTTTCAATGGCATGGCTTCACAAAAAAATCGACTTATTTCACTTCATACGAAATTTAGTTATTGTTACGTTTAGCAACTTCATAGGTGCTATATTCGTCGCTTATTTTTTTGGTCATATCGTCGGCTTAACGGAGGGAGCTTTTTTAGCAAAAACAGTTTCTATTGCACAAGCTAAACTACAAGATACACCACTGCAAGCCTTCATTTCTGCAATCGGGTGTAATTGGCTCGTTTGTTTAGCTGTTTGGCTCAGTATGGGAAGTAAAGAATTTATCGGAAAGATTGTCGGTATTTGGTTCCCTGTTATGACTTTTGTTGCGATTGGATTTCAACACGTTGTAGCCAATATGTTTGTCATCCCAGCTGCAATTTTTTCTGGTCATTTAACTTGGGTTGAATATTTTCCAAACTTCATTTTTGTTTTCTTCGGAAACTTAGTAGGGGGTATGTTATTTGTAGCATTACCTTATTTCATATCTTATAATAAGAAACTACCTTCCAATAAAGAGCAAACTGCATTAAAGAAAAAATCTGTATCCGCTTAA
- a CDS encoding cation diffusion facilitator family transporter, whose protein sequence is MRHHHGHQHHGHSHGHHHFEESREGNKKGLITALVITAIIMFLEFFGGLVTNSLALLSDSGHMLSDTSSLLLSLIAIGLAARTVTSTKTYGYYRFEILAALINGITLFVVAGLIVWEAIGRFFEPPTVASGPMMLIASIGLLANLISAGALMRQGDVKNNVNLRSAYLHVLGDALGSVGALVAGALMSLFSWYIADPIISVIVALLILKSAWGVTKHSIHILMEGTPVSIEIEQVKQAIKEVEGVRDIHDLHIWTITSGLDALSVHVMIDKKQDDQEVLQNIITMLKQEFHIEHATIQIETLKIKHSEMVI, encoded by the coding sequence ATGAGACATCATCACGGTCACCAACATCATGGGCATTCCCACGGACATCATCATTTTGAAGAGAGTAGAGAAGGGAATAAGAAAGGTTTAATTACGGCATTAGTAATTACGGCAATTATTATGTTTCTTGAATTTTTTGGAGGACTAGTTACAAATAGTTTAGCCTTATTATCTGATTCAGGACATATGTTAAGTGATACAAGTTCGTTATTATTAAGTTTAATTGCCATTGGATTAGCAGCTAGAACAGTTACTTCTACAAAAACGTATGGATATTATCGTTTTGAAATTTTAGCTGCATTAATTAATGGAATTACCTTATTTGTTGTGGCGGGACTTATCGTGTGGGAAGCAATCGGAAGGTTTTTTGAACCACCAACTGTAGCGAGTGGTCCAATGATGTTAATCGCATCAATTGGTTTACTAGCGAATTTAATTAGTGCAGGGGCTCTTATGAGACAAGGTGATGTGAAAAATAACGTCAATTTACGTAGCGCATATTTACATGTTCTTGGAGATGCTTTAGGTTCAGTTGGTGCGTTAGTAGCTGGTGCACTTATGTCTTTATTTTCATGGTATATTGCAGATCCAATTATCTCAGTAATTGTAGCGCTATTAATTTTAAAGAGTGCATGGGGAGTAACAAAACATTCCATTCATATACTTATGGAGGGTACACCTGTTTCAATTGAGATAGAACAAGTTAAGCAAGCTATTAAAGAAGTAGAGGGTGTACGTGATATACACGATCTCCACATTTGGACAATTACATCAGGATTAGATGCATTAAGTGTCCATGTAATGATCGATAAAAAACAGGACGATCAAGAAGTGCTTCAAAATATTATTACTATGTTAAAACAGGAGTTCCATATTGAACACGCTACAATTCAAATTGAAACGCTTAAGATTAAGCATAGTGAAATGGTCATTTAA
- the copZ gene encoding copper chaperone CopZ has protein sequence MEQLTLKVEGMSCGHCVNSIESNVKELNGVEQVKVQLAEGTVEVTIDSSVVTLKDIVAVIEDQGYEIQ, from the coding sequence ATGGAACAGTTAACATTAAAAGTTGAGGGTATGTCTTGTGGGCATTGTGTAAATTCTATTGAAAGTAATGTGAAAGAACTAAACGGCGTTGAACAAGTAAAAGTTCAATTAGCAGAAGGAACTGTTGAAGTTACTATCGACTCATCAGTTGTAACGTTAAAAGATATCGTTGCTGTAATTGAAGATCAAGGCTATGAAATTCAATAA
- a CDS encoding ArsR/SmtB family transcription factor, translated as MKEEHCELCYHDEQKVKHASDMLEKENISSVAKMFKALADETRLKIAYALYTENELCVRDVASIIHSSIATASHHLRLLQTIGLAKKRKEGKLVFYSLDDSHVNGLIELAFSHSSEMNKKELDM; from the coding sequence ATGAAAGAAGAACATTGTGAACTTTGTTATCACGATGAGCAAAAAGTAAAGCATGCAAGTGACATGTTGGAGAAAGAAAATATAAGTAGTGTAGCGAAAATGTTTAAGGCACTTGCAGATGAAACACGTTTGAAAATTGCTTATGCGCTGTATACGGAAAATGAGCTTTGCGTACGAGATGTCGCAAGTATTATTCATAGCAGTATTGCAACGGCATCGCATCATTTAAGACTATTACAAACAATAGGATTAGCGAAAAAGCGTAAAGAAGGGAAACTTGTTTTTTATTCATTAGATGACTCTCACGTAAATGGATTAATTGAATTAGCGTTTAGTCATAGTAGTGAAATGAACAAGAAAGAACTTGATATGTAA
- a CDS encoding ferredoxin has product MLHYTVVNKETCESCGLCRSIAPDIYQLDCKSKAFGALDHNEGIIGIPTTFLNAMVAAYESCPTNSIRVGKESFENQKLENGMRMD; this is encoded by the coding sequence TTGTTACATTATACTGTTGTAAATAAAGAAACTTGTGAATCATGTGGATTATGCCGCTCTATAGCACCAGATATATATCAATTGGATTGTAAAAGTAAAGCATTTGGTGCATTAGATCACAATGAAGGAATAATTGGAATTCCAACTACATTTTTGAATGCAATGGTGGCAGCATATGAAAGTTGTCCGACAAATTCGATTCGAGTAGGAAAAGAGTCGTTTGAAAATCAAAAATTAGAAAATGGTATGAGAATGGATTAA
- a CDS encoding DUF420 domain-containing protein yields MVDQSTNQKSYAPIVITLSVIVNAIILFLFFGPVGYEGEVHFDVTILPMLNAIFNSFTFVFLLAALYSIIKKNVKMHRGFILAAFTTTLLFCVSYLSYHYLAPATHFGGEGFIKYVYFIILITHIILAAIIVPLALFALVFGFTNQLTRHRKIVRWTMPIWLYVSLSGVIVYLMISPYYQ; encoded by the coding sequence TTGGTGGATCAATCAACGAATCAGAAAAGCTATGCTCCTATTGTGATAACGCTTTCTGTAATTGTGAATGCGATTATTTTATTTTTGTTCTTTGGACCTGTTGGCTATGAAGGAGAAGTACATTTTGATGTAACAATTTTACCAATGTTAAATGCAATTTTTAATAGCTTTACGTTCGTATTCTTATTAGCAGCTTTATACTCTATTATTAAGAAGAATGTGAAAATGCACCGTGGTTTCATCCTAGCAGCATTTACAACGACGTTGCTATTTTGTGTTTCTTATTTATCGTATCATTACTTGGCGCCAGCAACACATTTTGGCGGAGAAGGATTCATTAAATATGTGTATTTCATCATTTTAATTACACATATTATCCTTGCAGCAATTATTGTACCGCTTGCATTGTTTGCACTTGTGTTTGGTTTTACGAATCAATTAACACGTCACCGTAAAATTGTACGTTGGACGATGCCGATTTGGTTATATGTAAGTTTATCTGGTGTTATTGTTTACTTAATGATCTCACCTTATTATCAATAA
- a CDS encoding chitinase — protein MLNKFKFICCTLVIFLLLPLAPFQAQAANNLGSKLLVGYWHNFDNGTGIIKLRDVSPKWDVLNVSFGETGGDRSTVEFSPVYGTDAEFKSDIAYLKSKGKKVVLSIGGQNGVVLLPDNAAKQRFINSIQSLIDKYGFDGIDIDLESGIYLNGNDTNFKNPTTPQIVNLISAIRTISDHYGPNFLLSMAPETAYVQGGYSAYGSIWGAYLPIIYGVKDKLTYIHVQHYNAGSGIGMDGNNYNQGTADYEVAMADMLLHGFPVGGNANNIFPPLRSDQVMIGLPAAPAAAPSGGYISPTEMKKALDYIIKGIPFGGKYKLSSQSGYPAFRGLMSWSINWDAKNNFEFSNNYRTYFDSLSLQK, from the coding sequence ATGTTAAACAAGTTCAAATTCATTTGTTGTACTTTAGTAATTTTCTTACTGCTACCGCTAGCTCCCTTTCAAGCACAAGCAGCAAACAATTTAGGATCAAAATTACTCGTTGGATACTGGCATAACTTTGATAACGGTACTGGCATTATTAAATTAAGAGACGTTTCACCAAAATGGGATGTACTCAATGTATCTTTCGGTGAAACTGGTGGTGATCGTTCCACTGTTGAATTTTCTCCTGTGTATGGTACAGATGCAGAATTCAAATCAGATATTGCTTATTTAAAAAGTAAAGGAAAGAAAGTAGTTCTTTCAATAGGTGGACAAAATGGGGTCGTTTTACTTCCTGATAATGCCGCTAAGCAACGTTTTATTAATTCCATACAATCTCTAATTGATAAATACGGTTTTGATGGAATAGATATTGACCTTGAATCAGGAATTTACTTAAACGGTAATGACACTAATTTCAAAAACCCAACGACTCCTCAAATCGTAAATCTTATTTCGGCTATTCGGACAATCTCAGATCATTATGGTCCAAATTTTCTATTAAGCATGGCTCCTGAAACAGCTTATGTTCAAGGCGGCTATAGCGCATATGGAAGCATCTGGGGTGCATATTTACCGATTATTTACGGAGTGAAAGACAAACTAACATACATTCACGTTCAACACTACAACGCTGGTAGCGGGATTGGAATGGACGGTAATAACTACAATCAAGGTACTGCAGACTACGAAGTCGCTATGGCAGATATGCTCTTACATGGTTTTCCTGTAGGTGGTAATGCAAATAACATTTTCCCGCCTCTTCGTTCGGATCAAGTCATGATTGGACTTCCTGCAGCACCAGCGGCCGCTCCAAGTGGCGGATATATTTCTCCAACTGAAATGAAAAAAGCTTTAGATTATATCATTAAAGGAATTCCTTTCGGAGGAAAGTATAAACTTTCAAGTCAGAGTGGCTATCCTGCATTCCGTGGCCTAATGTCTTGGTCTATTAATTGGGATGCAAAAAACAACTTTGAATTCTCTAATAACTATAGAACATATTTTGATAGTCTTTCCTTGCAAAAATAA
- a CDS encoding metallophosphoesterase — MNTHHVKKERKKSIVKIFIISFISILMIPVSLYFYATEIERRLVTVTWNEIEAPTIPKEFNNKKILQFSDVHLGPDFTLKQLENLVEKMNELHPDIVVFTGDLIDKFGSYSAEREEAKVILQKITAPLGKYAVFGNHDRGGGGSLFYKKYMEEAGFSVLVNEVQKIKAENGKYITISGLDDFLLGKPQIDSTLKNLRQQDFNMLLIHEPDVVDKVSRYPVDFQMSGHSHGGQVQIPFVGPLITTKLAESHVEGMYELEGKSKLLHLYVNRGIGTTRMPVRFLSVPELSLFVLKQSSD, encoded by the coding sequence ATGAATACGCATCATGTAAAAAAAGAACGAAAAAAATCAATCGTAAAGATATTTATTATTAGTTTCATAAGTATATTAATGATACCAGTAAGTTTGTATTTCTATGCGACTGAAATAGAAAGAAGACTAGTAACAGTTACGTGGAATGAAATAGAAGCTCCTACAATTCCTAAAGAGTTTAATAATAAAAAAATATTGCAGTTCTCAGATGTACATTTAGGACCAGATTTTACATTGAAACAACTAGAAAATTTGGTGGAGAAGATGAATGAATTACATCCAGATATAGTAGTTTTTACAGGAGATTTAATAGATAAGTTTGGATCCTATAGTGCGGAAAGAGAAGAAGCAAAGGTTATTTTGCAGAAAATTACAGCTCCCCTAGGAAAATATGCTGTGTTTGGGAATCATGATAGAGGTGGGGGCGGTAGTTTATTTTACAAAAAGTATATGGAGGAAGCTGGTTTTTCTGTGTTAGTAAATGAAGTGCAGAAAATTAAAGCGGAAAACGGCAAGTATATTACAATATCAGGTTTGGATGATTTTTTATTAGGGAAGCCACAAATAGACTCGACTTTAAAAAACTTAAGACAACAAGATTTCAATATGCTATTAATACATGAGCCGGATGTTGTAGATAAAGTATCTCGTTATCCAGTCGATTTTCAAATGTCAGGACATAGTCACGGAGGACAAGTTCAAATTCCTTTTGTAGGTCCTTTAATTACTACAAAACTAGCTGAGAGTCATGTTGAAGGTATGTATGAATTAGAAGGGAAGAGTAAGCTGTTACATTTATACGTAAATCGTGGTATTGGGACAACCCGAATGCCTGTTAGATTTTTGAGTGTACCGGAACTTTCACTATTTGTATTGAAGCAAAGTAGTGACTGA